The genomic region GCAGGGCGGTCCGGGCACCGGAAAGACGGCGGTCGGTCTGCACCGGGTCGCCTATCTCCTCTACGCCCACCGCGACCGGCTCGCCCGCACCGGCACCCTGGTCATCGGGCCGAACGCGTCCTTCCTCCACTACATCGAGCAAGTGCTGCCCGCACTGGGCGAGTTGGAGGTCAAGCAGGCGACGGTCGACGACCTGGTCGCCCATGTGGAGGTGCGGAGTACGGACGAGGCGGCGGCAGCGGTGGTCAAGGGCGACGCGCGGATGGCCCAGGTACTGCGCCGGGCCGTCCGCTCGCACGTGACCATGCCCGTCGAACCGGTCATGGTGGTGCGCGGTTCGCGACGCTGGCGGGTCCCGGCGTACGAACTGGAGGACATCGTCCGGGAGTTGCTCGACCGGGACATCCGTTACGGCGCCGCCCGCGAGGCCTTGCCGCAGCGCATCGCGCACGCCGTGCTGGTGCAGATGGAGCGGTCGGGCGAGGCCCCTGACGACCGCGTGCAGGACGCCGTGGCCCGCAACACCGCGGTGAAGGCGGCGGTGAAGACCCTCTGGCCGCCGGTCGATCCCGCGAAGCTGGTCCTCCGCCTCCTCTCCGACGCCGACTTCCTGGCCACCCACGCCGAGGGCATCCTCACCGAGGACGAGCAGAAGACGATCCTGTGGGCCAGGCCCGTACGGTCGGTGAAGTCCGCCAAGTGGGCAGCCGCGGACGCCGTGTTGATCGACGAGGCCACCGATCTCGTCCAGCGCACGCACTCCCTCGGGCACGTGGTGCTCGACGAGGCGCAGGACCTGTCCCCCATGCAGTACCGGGCGGTGGGGCGGCGCTGCACGACCGGTTCGGCGACCGTGCTCGGGGACCTGGCGCAGGGCACCACGCCCTGGGCGACCCGGAGTTGGGACGAGGCGCTGGCCCACCTCGGCAAGCGGGAGGCGGTCGTGGAGGAACTGACGGCCGGTTTCCGTGTACCGACGGACGTCATCACGTACGCGTCCCGGCTCCTCCCCCACATCGCGCCGGGCCTGACCCCGGTGGCGTCGGTCCGCGAGAACCCCGGCTTCTTCGAGGTCCGCCCGGCCACCGCCGACGCCGCGGACACCGAAGTGGTCGCCGCCTGCGAGGAGTTGCTCCGCAACGAGGGCTCGGTCGGCCTGATCGCGGCCGACGCGCGCGTACCGGCGCTGGCCGAGGCGCTGACGGCGGCCGGGCTCCCGTACCTGGGGCCCGGCGAGGAGACGACCCTCACCACCCGCCTCACCCTGGTCCCGGCCTCGCTCGCCAAGGGCCTGGAGTACGACTACGTGGTCCTGGACGAACCCCGGGCCGTGGTCGATGGCGAACCGGACGAACGCACCGGCCTGCGCCGCCTGTACGTCTCCCTGACCCGAGCGGTCTCGGGCCTGATCGTGACGCACGGGGCGCCGCTGCCGCCTCAGCTGTCGGAGTCGGAGAGCTGACGGGCCCGAGCTGCTCTGCGGGTGCGGCACGGTGTCCCGTAAGGGGCGCGGCACTGTGAAGTACCGCACCCCAGTGGAGCGCTCACGCGTCGAGCGCGGTTCGCCACTCCCGTACCGCCTCCGCCGAGACCGGTGACTCCCAGCCACCGGGCCGGGCCGCGCCGCCGATGTGGAAGGCGTCGATGCCTGCGGCCCGCAGGTGCGGGAGGTGGTCGAGGCGGAGGCCGCCGCCGACCATGAGCCGCGGCTCGTAGCCCTGTTCGCCACGGCGGGCCGCCTCCGCGAGGAGCGTGGGCAGGCCCTCGTCCACGCCGTCGGCCGACCCGGCCGTGAGGTAGGCGTCCAGACCGGGCAGGTCGGCGAGGCTCTTGCGCAGCGCGTCGCGGTCGGCGGCGCGGTCGATCGCCCGGTGGAACGTCCAACGGCAGCCGTCCAGTTCGGCGAGCACCGCCTCCAGCGCGGGCAGGTCCGGCTGCGCGGCCTCGTCCAGGAACCCGAGCACGAACTCCTCCGCCCCGGCGGCCCGCAGCTCCCGCGCCGCCCGTACGAGTCCCCGTACGTCCCCGGCCTCGAAACCGTCGGCCAGGCGCAGCATCACGCGCAGCGAGATGCCGACGGCGGCCCTGATCCCCGCGAAGATCGCGACCGGCGGGGTCAGCCCGTCGGCGGCGATGTCGGTGACCAGCTCCAGCCGGTCCGCGCCTCCGGCCTCGGCGGCGACCGCGTCCTCGACGCCGAGGGCGATCACCTCCAGGACTGCACGCTCACTCATAGGACCTCTTCCCTCGGGCGGCTACGACTACGACTACAACATCGACAACAGGTCTAGTCCAATAGTCACCCTACGCGCCCGCCACCAGAGATCAACGGATATCACCATTCGCACAGCAACTGTCACTGTCTGCAACTACTCTCGATGTGGCGCCCGTCCAACAACGCCGACCGCGCGAAAGGGAGTTGCCCGATGCCTCAGCCAAAGCGACTCGATCCGTCCCAGTCCCCCCGAGCCCTGTACGGCGCGGAGCTGCGCCACCAGCGCGAGGCGGCCGGCCTCTCCCAGGACGAACTGGGCGCGCTCATGTTCGTCAGCGGCTCGTTCATCGGGCAGCTGGAGGCCGGGATCCGGCGCATGCAACCGGAGTACGCGAAGATGGCCGACGAGATCCTGAAGACGGACGGGTTCTTCGTACGGAACCTTGAGGCGGCGATGAAGTCGCCCTACGAGCATCACTTCGCGGATGTGGTGGAGTTCGAGGGGTTGGCGCAGGGGATCAAGGACTGGGCGCCGGACCTGGTTCCCGGCCTGCTCCAGACTGCGGGGTACACACGTGCGGTGGTCCGGGCGTACGACCCGGTCCTGGCGGAGGACGTCGTCGAGGAACGAGTGGCTTCCCGGCTGGCTCGCGCCCGTGTCTTCGACAATCCGGCGATGCCCCGCTACTGGGTGATCCTGGACGAGATCGTGGTACGACGCCAAGTGGGCGGCCCGAAGGCCATGGCCGAGCAGCTCCGCCACATCGCCACACTGGCCAACCGCAACCGGATCATCGTCCAGGTGCTGCCTCTCTCGGAGGGTGCGCATGCCGGGTTGGACGGCCTCTTCAAGATGATGACCTTCGACGACGCCCCGCCCCTCGTATATGTCCAAGGCGTCCAAACCGGCCGCCTGTTGGACGATCCGGCTGTGGTGACCCGCTGCACGCTGACCTACGATCTGCTGGGGGCCGTGGCCTTGTCGCCTACCGCGTCCCTCGCCCTGATCGAGCAGGCGGCCGAGGAGTACGAGGATGCGCACCGCACCCGATCTGAGGACCGCGACCTGGCGTAAGAGCAGCTACAGCGGCGGCACGGCCAACGAGTGCGTGGAGATTGGCGGCGACTTCGCCGGAGCGGCCCTGTCATGGCGCAAGTCCACGCACAGTGGCGGCAGCGGCGACGACTGCATCGAAGTCTCCGACGACCTCCCCGGCATCGTCCCCGTCCGCGACAGCAAGCACCCCGCCCAGGGGACGCTGATATTCGGGGCGGCCGCCTGGTCGTCCTTCGTCGCGGCGGCGGCCGCCGGGCGGTAGCAGAGGTGAAGGCGGAGGCCGCCGGGCCTCAGCCGTACAGGTTGAGCTCGGCCTCCGTCGCCCCCGCCAGCTCGTACCGCGTGCCGGTCAGCGGGCGCCCCGCGTAGAGCCGTACGAGGGTGGTCGCGTCGCCGAGGTAACGGGCGGGCGGGCGTTCGCCGGACGGCGCGCCGAGGAGCAGCGGCTCGTCCACGTCGTCGAGGTCGGCGTGCAGGGCGAGGAGCCCCCGTTCGCGGCTGATCCACGCCAACAGGTCGAGCGCGAGGCCGACTTGGGCCCCGCCGTACGCTCCGGGTTCGCCCCAGGCCTCCCGTACGTCGCCCGCGTGCACCCACTCGCCGAGCCCGACCCCGTCCAGTGCGCCACCCGACTTGGCGATCACCGGGCCCGCGTCAGTCATGCCCCGCTCCAGTTCGTCGATGACCTCCGCGACGGACCAGTCGGCCCGCTCGGCGATGTCCCGGTCGTTCGTCTCGGGGCTGAACACCCCCTCCTCGTACCGGCCTTCCACCACCCGCGACAACGCGGTCGAGCAGTGCGCGAGCACATGCCGCACGGTCCACCCCGGACAACAGGTCCTGACCGCGAAGTCCTTCTCGGGCCGCCCCCGTAGTAGGGGGATCAGCACATCCCGCTCGGCGGCCAGCAGCCGCCCGGGCAGTTCCGGGTCCCGTACGCCGTGCGCATCAGCAGTAGTCATGAGGCCAACGCTAGGGCTTGTCCGGCAATTCGCGTCGTCGCCCGGCCTCCAGCAGAAGAGCCTGGACCGCTACCCACTCGCCCACGAACCCCGCACACGACGGCGAAGTGCCGTAAGAACCGTGTCATCAGCCGCAAATAGGGCTCGGAACCTGTCCGGGACAGGCTCGGACGTGTCCGGGACAGGGCCTGATCTGGCTTTTGGCAGTCATCTGGGCCGAGGCTTGGACCGCACCGGCGGTGTGGGCCCGCTCACGACCGGCCCGTGCTCGTGCGGTTGTGCGGAGCGCCGATCTGCCATTGCCTCCGCCCCTTTCGTCCAATCCTCCAAGGAGAAGAAATGAAGCGTAAATTCGCCGTCGGTACGGCGACTGTCGCCCTCGCCTTCGCGGGCTTTGCGGCCCCGGTGGCCAGTGCTCACCCCCAGATCTCGTCAGCGGAGTTCGGCCCCTTAGCTGGATGCGGCGCCGTGAAGAACGTGTCCCTTCGTGGTGCCGAGGCGCATTGGACGGTTATTTGCAGCTCCGGCAACAAGGTGTCGATCAACGGCTGGGTGAAGGACACCAACGGCTCCGCTGACGGTCAGTGTGCTCAGGTGTATGCGACCTTCCCCTACAGCGGCGTCAACAAGTCCACTCCCCTGGCATGCGGCAATGGCCAGCGGCTGGACTTCATATGGTCGAGTTCCGGCAACAGCGTGGACGCGTGGCTGCGCGAGGTGTGAGCACCTACCCAGCTTGCAGATGGGGTAGGTGTGAGCACCTACCCACCTGCAAGCTCCTGATCAGCCGGGCCCTGATTGCCTGTCACGACCAGGACTGACCAGCACAGTGACACGCGGTGGGCCGCAGGCATCCCTCGCTGCGGCCCACTCGCCCACCCTCTCGACGCCCGCCCCGCTGGAGTCCTTCCGGGACCGTCCCAAGCACTTCGCCACGCCGGACGGCTGGCTACTTCAGGCCCAGCTTGTCGCACGCCGCCTTGTACTTCGCGGTGCAGATCTGCTGGACGGTGAAGATGCCGTCCTTGAGCACCGTGTCCTTGATGTTGTTCTTGGTCAGTGACACGGACGGGACGAGATGGGTGGGGATGCCCTTGGCGGTGGCGCTGTCGACCTTGGTGCCGGCGATGGAGTCGAGCTTCTCGCCCTTGGCGAGAGCGACGGCCATGTCCACGGCGGCGGCGGTCTCCGGCGCGTAGGGGAGGTAGACGCTCATGAACTGCTCACCGGCGACGATGCGCTGCACGGCGGCGAGTTCGGCGTCCTGGCCGGTGACCGGCGGCAGCGGGGAGACGCCCGCGGCCTTCAGGGCGGTGATGATGCCGCCCGCCATACCGTCGTTGGCGGAGTAGACGCCGACGATCTTGTCCTTGCCGATCGCGGTGATCGCGGCCGCCATGTTGGCGTTGGCGTTCGCCGGCTTCCACTCCTTCGTGTCGTACTCCTTGCCGATGGTGACCTTGCCGTCCAGTTCGGCGTGGGCGCCCTTCTTGTACTGGCCCGCGCTGGGGTCGGTGACCGCGCCGTTCATCATGACGATCTTGCCGTCCTTGGCCTTGGCACCCAGGGCCTCCAGCAGGGCCTTGCCCTGGACGCGGCCGACCTCCTCGTTGTCGAAGGAGGTGTACGCGTCGATCGGGCCCTCGGCGAGGCGGTCGAAGGCGACGACCGGGATACCGGCATCCTTCACCTTCTTCACGCTTCCGGCGATCGCCTTGGCGTCGACGGCGTCCAGGATGAGCACGTCGACCTTGTTGGTGATCATGGTGTCGACCTGCTGCGTCTGCAGTGTGGCGTCCTGCTTGGCGTTGGCGTAGATGAGCTTGCCCTTGCCGCCGGTGACCTCATTGAGCCTTTTCTCGATCAGCGGCTTGTCGAACGACTCGTAGCGCGCGGTCTGGTTCTCCGGCAGCAGCAGACCGACGGTGAGGTCGTCACCCTTCTTCGCCGAAGGCTCCTTGGCCTTGTCGCTGGACTCCTTGGCACTGCCACAGGCAGCGAGCGACACGGCCATCGCGGTGACGGCGGCAGCGACGACGGCACGACGCAAACGTGTGTTCATGCTGAACCTCCCTGGTGAGCCGCGTCGTCGCGGCGCTGGAACGAACCATCCGATGAAGTGCCGCGGCCACCCACTGGCCGACTGCGGCACGAAGAGCGAAGAGAGAAGAGAGCGAAGAGCGAGTACATGTGATGCCGCGAACGAAGCGATATCCGTACACGTAGAGCGATGTCCGTGCACGCGGAGCGACATCCGTGCGCGCGGCGCGATCGGCAACGGCGGGCCCGAACTGAACCAAGTCAGCCACCCGACGCCATGCCATCGGATGCCCCGAACGGGGTCGGCAGCGCCAGGGAACACCGTCGGTTTCCCTCTTGTCAATGCTTCCCGGGCAACTCTCACAAAGGCTTGACCAGTAAAGTTAAGTTCCCTAACTTGAATAGGTCGCCAGTCACCGACCGATCCCGACGGTGGGCGCCGCACGGATCACTCACCACGGCCGGGGACGGCGCAGCACGCTCGAACTCCCCCCGGAGCCGTCACCACGGAGGGCCATCCTCATGCTCGACTCCGCCGCGTCCAGGGGGCGTGTCCTCGACTCCACCGTCATCGACTCGACCGTCATCGGCATCGACTTCGGGGGGACCAAGACCGCGGTCGCACTCGCTGACGCGCGAGGCAACCTTCTGCGGCAGCTGCGTATACCCACCCGTGCCGAGCAGGGGCCCGACCAGATACTCGCCCGCGCCTGTGCGGCCGCCCTCGAACTGGCCGGGCAGGCCCGGTCCCACCACGGCGCGCCGGTCGGCGCGTACGCAGCGGTCGCTCCCGGCGTGATCCGGCCCGACCGCATCCTGCTCTCGCCGAACCTCCCGGGCTGGGAGGACCTGGCCCTGGCCGAGCGCCTGCAACGGGAGTTGGGGGTGGACGTCGTTCCGGTCACCAACGACGTACGCGCGGGAGCCCTCGCCGAGGCGCGTTCCGGTGCCTTGCGCGATGCCGATCCCGGCATCTACATCAGCCTCGGCACCGGCATCGCCGCCGCGCTGACCATCGGCGGCAAGGTGCTCAACGGGGCGCACCAGGCTGCCGGAGAGATCGCCTATCTCGAACCGGGACCGGGCGTCCACGAAGGCGGCGTCCACGACGGCGGCGAGTACGACGGCGGCGAGTACGGAGCGGGGCGGGCGCCGCTGCCGAGCGGCCGAGAGCTGATGGGCGCGGGCGCATCAGCGGGAGAGCGCGGCTGCGCGCATGGATCGATCACCGAGTCCCTCGCGAGCACCGAGCCCGTCGCGCGCGCCGAGCCAGTCGACCTTCGGGCGCCGCTGGAGGAGTTGGTCGGCGGCAAGGGGCTCGGAGCACGCGCCAGTGCTCTGCTGGGCAGGGAGGTGTCAGCGACGGACCTGTTCGGCCGGGACGACCCGGCGTCGCAGCGGCTGGCCCGCCAAGCGCTCGGCGCGCTGGCCGTCGCGGTGGCGAACATCGCGGTTCTGGTGGACCCGGCGCGCATCGCGGTGGGCGGCGGGATGATGGCCGCCGCGGAGCACATCCTTCCGGCCCTCTCCGCCCACCTCTCCCGTACCGTCCCCTTCCCGCCGGACGTGGTGCCGGCCCACTTCCTTGAGGACGCCTCGCTGCACGGTGCCGTCGCCCTGGCGGTTGACCACCTGGCGGTTGAGCACTTGGCGCCTGGCACCTAGGGCACACCTGGGGCTCACCTGGGGCGCGTATCGAGTCGTGATCAACGGTCGTGGCTCCGCTCACGGGGGCCAACTGCCGCCTGGGTCGATTCTGGCGACTACACGCTGCCCGATGTCCGCGAGTTGCAGCAGTTGGTCCGGGGACACCGCATCGATGAGCACGTGACGCACCATGGCCACGTGGGCCGGCGCTGCGCGGACGACGAGGTCGTATCCCGCCTCGGTGAGGAACGCATCGGTATAGCGCCCGTCTTCAGGGTCCGGGTGCCGCTCCATATAGCCCCGCGTCGACAGCCTTCGCACCGTGTGCGACAACCGTGACCGTGAGCCGTTCACCAGCGTCGCCAGGTCACTCATCCGCATTCTCCGGGACGGGTGCTCCGACAGCCTGGCCATCACGATGTACTCGAACAGGTTGACGCCGACGGCCTGCTGGAGCTGACCGTCGAGGGCCGTGGGGAGCTTCAGGATCAGGGCGGCGACCCCGAGCCACGCGTCGCGCTCCTGCTCATCGAGCCAGCCGCCGCGAGGCGTGTCTGGCTGATGGTGATCCGTCGCGTCCATGAGGTTCATCTTAGCCGAAGAGTTGACCGTTCAATCACTGTCGTTTAACTTTAAATTGAAGCTTCAATCGTCCGCCCGTTTCCCGTCGGCGACAGATCGTCCGAGGAGCACAAGATGGACATCGCTGGTTCTCAGGCCCCCATGAGTCCCGGAGGGACTCATAAGGCCGCTTCATCCCGCCGCGGTGTGTTGAAGGGCCGCGCCGCCGGTGGCGCCGGTATGGCCATTGGCACACTGCTCACTGGACGCGCTTCGGCCGAAGCGGGCTCCCTTTCTGCGGATGCGAGCTCCCTCTCGGCTGGACAGCAGGCATCGGGTCCGGACATCGGCCAAGCGAGTCTGGACATCAGCCATGCAAGCCCGGCCCTGGTTGCGCTGGTCACCGCGGGCAGCCGATGCCGTCTTCGAAGACCTGGCGCTGCACACGGAGTTGATCGGGCACAAGGCGATCGCCGCTCACCTGAAGCGCGCGCTGCCGCTGCTGCCGTACGGGCAGTCGGCATCCGTCCGCCATGTCGTCGGCAGCACACAGGGCGGCGGCTATGAGTGGGCCTCCCCACACAATCCGGTGAGCAGGGGCGTTGTCGCTCTGGAACTCGGCCGGCATGCCCGCATCACTCGCCTGACCACGACCTGGGACGGCTCGTTGCTCGACTCGGCGGCGCTTTCCTCGCTGCTCGCCACCACGATCGAGGAGTAGTCGAGGAGCAGTCGGGCCTGTCCGGCCGACGGTGCGGGTGGCGCTCGCGAAGATCTTGGTGGGGATCGGCTGTCGTGACTTCGGTGTCAGTCAGTCATGAGATGGCAGTCGGTCATGCGGTGTCAGTCAGTCGTGCGATGTCAGTCGGTCATGCGATGTCAGTCGGTCATGCGATGGCCGCGGAACGGCGTCCGAACACCTCCGGCCGGGCCGTCTCCAGAGCCGTCGCCACCGCTCCGAGAAGTACGGCCTCCTCGCCGAGACGGCTTCGGACGAGCCGCGGGTGTACCGGCGAGAACTTCTTGAGGGCCTGGTCGAGCGGGCCGAGCAGCAGGTCGGCGCTGAGTCCCACCCCGCCACCGACGACAACGGTGTCGGGGTCGAGGACGGCGGACACCACCGCCACCGCGTACGCCAGAAGCTCCGCCTCACGGAGCACCGCGGCCTCGGCTGCCGGTACCCCGGCGCGGGCCGCGTCGAACACCTCGCGGGCCGTCAACGGACCGGTCATCCCGTGGGCAAGGGCCGAGCGGACCACCGCGTCGGCCGAGACCGCGTCCTCCAACGTCGCACGGGGCGCATCATCGGCTCCTCCGGACAGCGTGGCGGGCAGAGGAAGCGGGAGGAAGCCGATTTCGCCGGCGGCGCCATGCGCACCCGGCAACAGTTCGCCGTCCTTGACCACGCCCACGCCGAGCCCGGTCCCGATCAGGAGGTAGGCCAGGACCTGGCTGCCTTCGCCGGCACCGAAGGAGTACTCCCCCAAGGCGGCGAGGTTGGCGTCGTTGCCGACGGTGATCGCGGTTTCGAGCCCCTCGGCGATCCGGTCGAGCAACCCGGGCCGGCTCCACCCCGGCAGCTTCGGCGCGTACCGCACACTGCGCCGCTGCTCGTCCCAGACTCCCGGCGTTCCGATCACCGTATGGACGATCTCCGAGGGGATCAGCCCGGCCTCGGCGACGGCCCCTCGGGCGGCCTCTACGACGGCATCGGCGACGGCGTTGGCGGTCCTGCCCCGATTGGGCACATCCCGACGGGCAACGACGCGCCCGGAAAGATCGGCCACCGCCACGCGCAGCCGGGCTCGTCCGATGTCGACCCCGAGCACATGGCCTGCGGACGGGTCCGCCTCGTACAGAACCGAGATCCGTCCGCGCTCAGGAATGAACTGGCCGGCCTCGCAGACCAGGCCGGCCTGTTCGAGCGCGGCCAGCGCGGCGGACACGGTCGGCTTGGAAAGCCCGGTCTCACGGGCCAGCTGGGCGCGGGAGAGCGGTCCGGCGGTACGGATCCGCTCCAGCAACAGCCATTCGTTGTTGCTGCGCAACCGTTGCCGGTTCCAGCCATGACCCACCCCTGGACCGGCTCCGGCCACAGACTGGTCACCCATCGCTTCCCCCAGTCCGCTCAGTCGGCTCCGACCACCTCGTCCGTTCGCCATCCTAAGCGGGCCTCCGGGGGTCGGCCCTGGGCCGGGGAAGTCACGCTGCCGCCGCCCGCTGCACGAGGTCAGCCGCCCCCCGGCCCCGTTCGCAGCAGGGCCGCTCCGAGGGGGGTCAGGGTGTGCAGGACCGTGTTGGCGTGGCGGTGGCTGGTGATCAGGCCGGCGTCGCGCAGTACGGCGGTGTGATGGCTTGCCGTCGTGGGGGTCACGCCGGCCCGGCGGGCGGCCTCGGTGGTGGTGGAGCCGGTCGCGCTGGCTCTCAGGATGGCGGCACGGGTGGAGCCGAGCAGCACGTTCAGCGGTGGGGAGTCGGCGTGCGGGGTCGTCGCCGTTGGCGGTAGGTGATGGAGGGGGTAGAGCAGGACGGGCGGGAGCCCGGGGTCGGCCAGGGCGATGGGCGCGTGCCAGCAGAAGTAGGAGGGGATCAGGAGCAGCCCCCGCCCGTCGAGGTGGACGTCGCGGTGGTCCGGATACGGGTCGATCTCCAGGACCGGTGGCCGCCAGTGGATCGTGGGGCCCAGTCCGGTGAGCATGCCCTCGGTCCCGGTGTGGAACAGCGTGTGGGCGTGCCGGGCCCGCTCGGCGTGCAGACGTTCCTGGATGCACTCCTCGTGCGGGGCGATCACGGCACGGTGGTAGGCGCGCAGGGCGCCCACGAGCTGTCCACGCATGTCCCGCTCGGTGAGCCGGCGTGCCCAGGCCGGAGCACCGACGGCCCGGGTGAGCACGTCGACCTCGCTCACGACCCGCTCGTACGGCGTCGCCAGAACGGCCTCCAGCCCGGCGTCCAGACCTTGGGTGCCC from Streptomyces sp. NBC_00878 harbors:
- a CDS encoding AAA family ATPase, producing MREDVESLDIRDVTANWVNAEALAHQIDARVKALADLSHTPLFFGRLDYLHSPGADRAEGAEGEQFYIGRRHVHDADGDPMVIDWRAPVSQPFYRASKKNPLDIALRRRFGYTGGDLTAYEDEHLSDPSEAAATSKLLQQEIERPRVGPMRDIVATIQPEQDEIVRSGLGGSVCVQGGPGTGKTAVGLHRVAYLLYAHRDRLARTGTLVIGPNASFLHYIEQVLPALGELEVKQATVDDLVAHVEVRSTDEAAAAVVKGDARMAQVLRRAVRSHVTMPVEPVMVVRGSRRWRVPAYELEDIVRELLDRDIRYGAAREALPQRIAHAVLVQMERSGEAPDDRVQDAVARNTAVKAAVKTLWPPVDPAKLVLRLLSDADFLATHAEGILTEDEQKTILWARPVRSVKSAKWAAADAVLIDEATDLVQRTHSLGHVVLDEAQDLSPMQYRAVGRRCTTGSATVLGDLAQGTTPWATRSWDEALAHLGKREAVVEELTAGFRVPTDVITYASRLLPHIAPGLTPVASVRENPGFFEVRPATADAADTEVVAACEELLRNEGSVGLIAADARVPALAEALTAAGLPYLGPGEETTLTTRLTLVPASLAKGLEYDYVVLDEPRAVVDGEPDERTGLRRLYVSLTRAVSGLIVTHGAPLPPQLSESES
- a CDS encoding copper homeostasis protein CutC, with the protein product MSERAVLEVIALGVEDAVAAEAGGADRLELVTDIAADGLTPPVAIFAGIRAAVGISLRVMLRLADGFEAGDVRGLVRAARELRAAGAEEFVLGFLDEAAQPDLPALEAVLAELDGCRWTFHRAIDRAADRDALRKSLADLPGLDAYLTAGSADGVDEGLPTLLAEAARRGEQGYEPRLMVGGGLRLDHLPHLRAAGIDAFHIGGAARPGGWESPVSAEAVREWRTALDA
- a CDS encoding helix-turn-helix transcriptional regulator, with product MPQPKRLDPSQSPRALYGAELRHQREAAGLSQDELGALMFVSGSFIGQLEAGIRRMQPEYAKMADEILKTDGFFVRNLEAAMKSPYEHHFADVVEFEGLAQGIKDWAPDLVPGLLQTAGYTRAVVRAYDPVLAEDVVEERVASRLARARVFDNPAMPRYWVILDEIVVRRQVGGPKAMAEQLRHIATLANRNRIIVQVLPLSEGAHAGLDGLFKMMTFDDAPPLVYVQGVQTGRLLDDPAVVTRCTLTYDLLGAVALSPTASLALIEQAAEEYEDAHRTRSEDRDLA
- a CDS encoding DUF397 domain-containing protein, with product MRTAPDLRTATWRKSSYSGGTANECVEIGGDFAGAALSWRKSTHSGGSGDDCIEVSDDLPGIVPVRDSKHPAQGTLIFGAAAWSSFVAAAAAGR
- a CDS encoding maleylpyruvate isomerase family mycothiol-dependent enzyme, with translation MTTADAHGVRDPELPGRLLAAERDVLIPLLRGRPEKDFAVRTCCPGWTVRHVLAHCSTALSRVVEGRYEEGVFSPETNDRDIAERADWSVAEVIDELERGMTDAGPVIAKSGGALDGVGLGEWVHAGDVREAWGEPGAYGGAQVGLALDLLAWISRERGLLALHADLDDVDEPLLLGAPSGERPPARYLGDATTLVRLYAGRPLTGTRYELAGATEAELNLYG
- a CDS encoding substrate-binding domain-containing protein, which codes for MNTRLRRAVVAAAVTAMAVSLAACGSAKESSDKAKEPSAKKGDDLTVGLLLPENQTARYESFDKPLIEKRLNEVTGGKGKLIYANAKQDATLQTQQVDTMITNKVDVLILDAVDAKAIAGSVKKVKDAGIPVVAFDRLAEGPIDAYTSFDNEEVGRVQGKALLEALGAKAKDGKIVMMNGAVTDPSAGQYKKGAHAELDGKVTIGKEYDTKEWKPANANANMAAAITAIGKDKIVGVYSANDGMAGGIITALKAAGVSPLPPVTGQDAELAAVQRIVAGEQFMSVYLPYAPETAAAVDMAVALAKGEKLDSIAGTKVDSATAKGIPTHLVPSVSLTKNNIKDTVLKDGIFTVQQICTAKYKAACDKLGLK
- a CDS encoding ROK family protein, which translates into the protein MLDSAASRGRVLDSTVIDSTVIGIDFGGTKTAVALADARGNLLRQLRIPTRAEQGPDQILARACAAALELAGQARSHHGAPVGAYAAVAPGVIRPDRILLSPNLPGWEDLALAERLQRELGVDVVPVTNDVRAGALAEARSGALRDADPGIYISLGTGIAAALTIGGKVLNGAHQAAGEIAYLEPGPGVHEGGVHDGGEYDGGEYGAGRAPLPSGRELMGAGASAGERGCAHGSITESLASTEPVARAEPVDLRAPLEELVGGKGLGARASALLGREVSATDLFGRDDPASQRLARQALGALAVAVANIAVLVDPARIAVGGGMMAAAEHILPALSAHLSRTVPFPPDVVPAHFLEDASLHGAVALAVDHLAVEHLAPGT
- a CDS encoding MarR family winged helix-turn-helix transcriptional regulator — encoded protein: MDATDHHQPDTPRGGWLDEQERDAWLGVAALILKLPTALDGQLQQAVGVNLFEYIVMARLSEHPSRRMRMSDLATLVNGSRSRLSHTVRRLSTRGYMERHPDPEDGRYTDAFLTEAGYDLVVRAAPAHVAMVRHVLIDAVSPDQLLQLADIGQRVVARIDPGGSWPP
- a CDS encoding ROK family transcriptional regulator; this encodes MGDQSVAGAGPGVGHGWNRQRLRSNNEWLLLERIRTAGPLSRAQLARETGLSKPTVSAALAALEQAGLVCEAGQFIPERGRISVLYEADPSAGHVLGVDIGRARLRVAVADLSGRVVARRDVPNRGRTANAVADAVVEAARGAVAEAGLIPSEIVHTVIGTPGVWDEQRRSVRYAPKLPGWSRPGLLDRIAEGLETAITVGNDANLAALGEYSFGAGEGSQVLAYLLIGTGLGVGVVKDGELLPGAHGAAGEIGFLPLPLPATLSGGADDAPRATLEDAVSADAVVRSALAHGMTGPLTAREVFDAARAGVPAAEAAVLREAELLAYAVAVVSAVLDPDTVVVGGGVGLSADLLLGPLDQALKKFSPVHPRLVRSRLGEEAVLLGAVATALETARPEVFGRRSAAIA
- a CDS encoding helix-turn-helix transcriptional regulator, which produces MLRFHFTPEDLTKVTVATEPHVLWEIAVSLHRLQTREGRWAYAPWFRTARTSLRRAGLERTVKTLLLPLFPRASYFPDFLTPPEGTQGLDAGLEAVLATPYERVVSEVDVLTRAVGAPAWARRLTERDMRGQLVGALRAYHRAVIAPHEECIQERLHAERARHAHTLFHTGTEGMLTGLGPTIHWRPPVLEIDPYPDHRDVHLDGRGLLLIPSYFCWHAPIALADPGLPPVLLYPLHHLPPTATTPHADSPPLNVLLGSTRAAILRASATGSTTTEAARRAGVTPTTASHHTAVLRDAGLITSHRHANTVLHTLTPLGAALLRTGPGGG